A region from the Rhizoctonia solani chromosome 13, complete sequence genome encodes:
- a CDS encoding Reverse transcriptase (RNA-dependent DNA polymerase): MATSTCCLDAPYRHLGHQLCGAKIFTKLDLRWGYNNIQVKEGNKWKTAFWAKYRLYKSLVMTFGLTNAHAAFQHFMNKLFKDLLDVCVIIYLNDILIYSKNDANHSKHVHEVLCCLMENQFFCKASKCTFHVTLVEYLGIVVSDEGFSLDKLKIQAVQDWPMPTKVMDVVDTLDTREFIPIFSNLN, from the coding sequence atggccacaagcacctgctgccttgatgccccttacagacatctaggacaccagctctgtggtgccaagatcttcaccaagctggacctaagatggggttacaacaacatccaagtcaaggaaggcaacaaatggaaaactgccttctGGGCCAAGTACAGGTTATACAAATCActggttatgacctttggcctgacaaatgcCCATGCtgccttccagcacttcatgaacaaactgttcaaggacttgCTTGATGTCtgtgtcatcatctacctcaATGATATCTTGATCTACTCCAAAAATGATGCCAACCACTCTAAACATGTCCATGAAGTCCTATGCTGCCTGATGGAAAACCAGTTTTTCTGCAAAGCATCAAAGTGCACATTCCATGTGACTTTGGTAGAATACCTGGGGATTGTTGTTTCTGATGAGGGATTCAGTttggataaactcaaaatccaggcagttcAGGATTGGCCTATGCCCACCAAGGTCATggatgttgtagacacacttgataccagagAATtcattcccattttctcaaatttaaactaa
- a CDS encoding Retrotransposon-derived protein PEG10 — MSATPEPDSATVGTDIRRNPTRTSQSSTFDEGPARRRGISGTSSVGTSRASSPTYTARGPSVMPGSMPGSEDETTVIEDDSTVENPSIMITDTSSLEPIVVQDTPPTLPATHIQPSNRSSVTIEDITAQEVDTTLRRHNLTGTTIRQPRKRSTSNMGYHETALQSIPASITSSRRTSPVELDQKLGEPTLGHQPTALIAHQPQPQIPMQGLPISRAAIADYEAKSHQVMPQVRVEAAISSAINDIKDDIALKMGPIKYIHANSSESAAALRQVGRDVADLNLQTNYIRRKLGEVSEEQRAAQTAHNHLVNQVEDLQDKVDALPQLFQDVQSRISTMEERLLEAILEVDRKIGLPKEPEPEGTETESNSEEEDGDSLHLSRQRQSSPARRTSIPKEARLK, encoded by the coding sequence ATGTCTGCCACTCCTGAACCTGACAGTGCCACAGTGGGTACAGATATTAGAAGAAACCCTACTAGAACCAGTCAATCTTCAACCTTTGATGAAGGACCAGCAAGAAGGAGGGGAATCTCAGGAACCTCATCTGTAGGAACCTCTAGAGCCTCTTCTCCTACCTATACAGCAAGGGGACCATCTGTCATGCCAGGATCAATGCCTGGCTCTGAGGATGAAACTACTGTGATTGAGGATGATAGTACAGTAGAAAACCCTAGCATTATGATTACTGACACTTCTAGCTTAGAACCCATAGTAGTGCAGGATACACCTCCTACACTACCAGCCACTCATATCCAGCCTTCCAACAGATCTTCTGTCACTATAGAAGACATTACTGCCCAGGAAGTGGATACCACTCTTAGGAGACACAACCTTACTGGTACCACCATAAGACaaccaagaaaaagaagcaCTTCCAATATGGGGTACCATGAAACAGCCCTACAGAGCATCCCTGCATCCATTACATCTAGTAGGAGAACAAGCCCTGTAGAGCTTGACCAAAAGCTTGGGGAACCAACACTGGGTCACCAACCAACAGCATTAATTGCACACCAGCCACAACCCCAGATACCTATGCAGGGGTTACCTATATCCAGGGCTGCTATAGCTGACTATGAGGCCAAGAGCCATCAGGTGATGCCTCAAGTCAGGGTAGAAGCAGCCATCAGCAGTGCCATCAATGATATCAAAGATGACATTGCCTTGAAGATGGGCCCTATCAAATACATACATGCTAATAGCTCTGAAAGTGCAGCTGCCCTGAGACAAGTGGGCAGAGATGTAGCAGACCTCAACCTGCAGACCAACTATATAAGAAGGAAATTAGGTGAAGTCTCTGAGGAGCAAAGAGCAGCTCAAACAGCCCATAACCACCTGGTAAATCAAGTAGAGGATCTACAAGACAAGGTGGATGCATTGCCTCAACTCTTTCAGGATGTGCAATCCAGGATATCTACCATGGAGGAAAGACTTTTGGAAGCAATTTTGGAGGTAGACAGGAAGATAGGACTACCTAAAGAGCCAGAGCCAGAAGGAACTGAGACTGAAAGCAACagtgaggaagaagatggtGATAGTCTTCATCTCTCTAGACAAAGACAGTCCTCTCCAGCCAGAAGAACCTCCATTCCAAAAGAAGCCAGACTTAAATAG
- a CDS encoding Retrotransposable element Tf2 protein, which translates to MEMDSKEQEACDSLKGAITNAPVLANADPSKPYFLETNTSGAALGSILSQCQEDRQLHPLGFLSESFKGTEQNYNTHNKELLAIICSFEYWHIFLEGILHVHCCHAQWHLLLARYNFHIVYQPGKQSGKPDALSCCSNPADIPCATQTMLPDPPRPRQIPGGNPYIPSEQVKAPLSIKQAFKDYQMEAGLLFYQGHIMVLDVGTLQTDLLRVLHDNPLVGHPEWQCTLELVSWNYYWPGIQVDTYWHVDSCETCQQIWKPKYAPIPPLPLKLALCPWQHVSYNMIVDLPKDSNCDSILVIVDSFNKYVILVECLKKLKALELTDLFLCHIWKRQGVLDVC; encoded by the exons ATGGAGATGGACTCAAAGGAGCAGGAGGCATGTGACAGTCTCAAGGGAGCaatcaccaatgcccctgtaCTGGCTAATGCAGATCCTAGTAAACCCTACTTCTTAGAAACCAACACATCTGGTGCTGCTTTGGGATCCATTCTTAGCCAATGCCAAGAGGACAGACAACTACACCCCCTGGGTTTCCTATCAGAATCCTTCAAAGGCACAGAACAAAACTACAATActcacaacaaggaactactaGCAATCATCTGTTCTTTTGAGTATTGGCacatattcttggaag GAATCTTGCATGTTCATTGctgccatgcacaatggcaccttcTGTTAGCCAGATACAATTTCCACATTGTATACCAACCAGGAAAACAGTCTGGTAAACCAGATGCACTCTCCTGCTGCTCCAATCCAGCTGATATTCCCTGTGCCACTCAAACAATGCTCCCagaccct cctagaccaagacaaatccctggaggaaatccttaCATTCCTTCAGAACAAGTCAAGGCACCCCTGTCCATCAAACAAGCATTTAAGGACTACCAAATGGAGGCTGGcttactcttctaccaaggacacaTCATGGTCCTGGATGTTGGCACCTTACAAACAGACTTGTTGAGGGTTCTCCATGACAACCCATTGGTGGGACACCCAGAATGGCAATGCACCCTAGAACTGGTTTCATGGAATTATTACTGGCCAGGGATACAAGTAgacacctactggcatgtggattcctgtgaaactTGCCAACAAATTTGGAAACCAAAGTATGCTCCAATTCCTCCTCTACCACTCAAGCTGGCACTGTGcccctggcaacatgtgtcctacaacatgattgtagacctACCTAAGGACAGCAACTGTGATTCCatcttggtcattgtggatagcttcAACAAATATGTCATTTTGGTGGAATGCTtgaaaaagctcaaagctcTGGAATTGACAGACCTGTTCCTATGCCACATATGGAAGAGGCAaggtgtcctagatgtctgttag
- a CDS encoding Retrotransposable element Tf2 protein has product MGYDTVGLDSNKKPLLFINLHIQNSPAEPLKTLIDSGATLNFISPLIVETYKIPKTQLKNPQVVRMLDGTISQTGCIWHQVQLAVLANGHTRSIPFLVCPIGNTLAILGMTWLTTESPLIDWQQGLVTFPKQVQIASEEEADPNPLTDLPNQYHEFTKVFGEEEFKVLPPHREYDILIDLTPNAKLSPGPIYGITDAESKALKQHIDEELKTGKICPSTSLAGAPVMFVKKVDGSLRLVVDYQKLNDVTHKNVYPLPRQDNLMAKLRHTKIFTKLDLRWGYNNVQIKEGDKWKTAFHTKYGLFEYLVMLFGLTNAPAAFQYFMIDLFRDLIDVSVVIYLDDILIFSENPKDHPSHVREVLSHLMENQLFCKLSKCHFHVTTVDYLGIVISPSGFSTDQKKIEAVTSWPTPRTVKQVQAFLGFVNYLCQFIPNLSSVAHPLHNLTKKETPWSWSNLEEEAFQELKSLVTQSPVLIHSNPDLPYYLETDASGVAMGAILSQRGKDNCLHPVAYMSKSFSGAEANYNTHNKELLAIIKALEEWQIFLEATDRPIQVFMDHRNSEYWMQAQTFNWRHAQWCIFLRKPDALSRRSNYIDTPTEPEVMIPAKVFANTSEEELEIANCCPHALVIALKPLEVPPFLFHTISYDFTTGFPKLQGQDAILVIIDSFSKFGHFIPTSKKTISDRRTTFTGKFLRALYKQLGVKLAFSSAYHPESDGQTERVNQFIKFYLCSYIAADHSDWAAWLPLVEYVYNNTKHTATGKTPFELVYGRNPVMKPSNVPSNVPEADQVADTLAKEWKEAKAALRMSKERMSREKGTIPEYSIGKKVWLDGKNMELRTNSNKLDPKHLGPFEVTKKISSHAYHLKLLESLKIHNVFYVGLLSKSHESPSQLFPECPPPETIEGEEEYKVEQILDSKRQQGKWFYLIKWKGYSPEDNSWEPEELLEHSQEEIKHFNQARLRKACDSTKSL; this is encoded by the exons atgggttatgacactgTTGGTCTTGATTCAAACAAAAAACCACTACTGTTCATCAACCTACACATCCAGAATTCCCCAGCAGAACCCCTgaaaaccctcattgactctggagccacattgaatttcatctcccccttgattgtggaaacatacaaaattccaaaaacccaactcaaaaatccacaagttgtgagaatgctagatggtacaatctcccagactggttgcatttggcaccaggttcaacttgcggttttggccaatggtcACACACgttccattcctttccttgtctGCCCAATAGGCAACACCTTGGctatccttggcatgacatggctcacaaCAGAAtcccccttgattgattggcaacagggccTAGTAACCTTCCCCAAGCAAGTAcagattgcctctgaggaagaagcagacccaaATCCCTTAACGGATCTCCCTAACCAATATCATGAATTCactaaggtatttggggaagaagagtttaAAGTCCTCCCACCacacagggaatatgacatcTTGATTGATCTCACTCCCAATGCTAAACTCTCTCCTGGCCCAATATATGGCATTACTGATGCAGAGTCCAAGGCACTCAAACAGCACATTGATGAAGAGTTAAAaacaggcaagatctgccctagtacctccttggCAGGCGCACCAgttatgtttgtcaaaaaggtgGATGGTTCCCTTAGGCTAGTTGTGGATTATCAAAAACTCAATGATGTAACCCACAAGAATGTgtacccactcccaaggcaggacaacctcatggctaaaTTAAGACACACCAAGATATTCACCAAGCTTGACTTACgctggggatacaacaacgtccaaatcaaagaaggggacaaatggaaaactgcatTCCACACAAAATATGGCTTGTTTGAGTACTTGGTTATGCTGTTTGGTCTCACAAATGCCCCTGCAGCATTTCAGTATTTTATGATTGACCTGTTCAGGGACTTGATTGATGTCTCAGTGGTGATCTATTTAGATGACATATtaatcttctcagaaaacccCAAGGACCATCCTAGCCACGTCAGAGAGGTCCTATCACACCTAATGGAAAATCAACTGTTTTGCAAACTGTCAAAATGCCACTTTCACGTCACTACAGTTGACTACCTAGGCATTGTCATTTCCCCTTCTGGTTTTTCCAcagaccagaagaagattgaagcTGTTACTTCATGGCCTACACCTAGAACTGTCAAACAGgttcaggccttcctaggatttgtcaactacctctgTCAATTCATTCCCAACCTCAGTTCTGTGGCACACCCACTTcacaacctcacaaaaaaggaaactcccTGGTCATGGAGTAAcctggaagaggaagcattccaggaattgaagtcccttgtcacccagtcaccAGTCCTTATCCATTCAAACCCAGATCTACCTtattaccttgaaacagatgcatcaggggtagccatgggagccatactcagccaaagaGGAAAGGATAATTGCCTCCACCCAGTagcctatatgtccaaatcctttTCAGGAGCAGAGGCTAACTACAATacacacaataaggagcttctggcaattatcaaggcattggaggaatggcaaatCTTCCTAGAGgcaacggacagaccaatccaggtATTCATGGATCACAGAAACtcggaatattggatgcaggctcAGACATTTAATTGGAGACATGCCCAATGGTGCATTTTCCTGA gaaaaccagatgcatTATCCAGGAGATCCAATTATATTGACACCCCTacggaaccagaagtcatgatCCCAGCCAAGGTTTTTGCCAATacgtcagaagaggaacttgaGATA GCCAATTGCTGCCCCCACGcactggtcattgccctcaaacccttagaagttcctCCATTTCTGTTCCATACAATTTCCTATGACTTTACCACAGGATTCCCCAAGTTGCAGGGACAGGATGCAATCTTGGTAATCAtagactccttctccaagtttggccacttcattcctacctcaaaaaag ACAATCTCAGACCGCAGAACAACCTTCACCGGAAAGTTCCTAAGAGCTCTCTACAAAcaacttggagtcaaacTGGCATTTTCCTCTGCATATCACCCTGaatcagatggacagacagaaagggtgaaccagttcatcaaGTTCTATCTTTGCTCCTACATAGCTGCTGATCATTCAGACTGGGCTGCTTGGTTGCCTTTGGTGGAATACGTGTACAATAACACCAAACACACAGCCACaggaaaaaccccctttgagttggtctatggaagaaacccagTAATGAAGCCATCCAATGTTCCATCCAATGTTCCAGAGGCAGATCAAGTAGCAGACACCCTGGCtaaagaatggaaagaagccaaagcAGCCCtaagaatgagcaaggaaagaATGTCCAGGGAGAAAGGAACAATACCAGAATACTCAATTGGCAAAAAGGTCTGGCTAGACGGAAAGAACATGGAGCTCAGAACCAATTCCAACAAACTAGATCCCAAACACCTAGGTCCCTTTGAAGTCACCAAGAAGATTTCCAGCCATGCCTACCACTTAAAACTTCTGGAATCCCTGAAAAttcacaacgtcttctacgtgggatTACTGTCCAAATCTCATGAATCTCCAAGCCAGCTGTTCCCAGAATGCCCTCCTCCTGAAACTatagaaggagaggaggagTACAAAGTGGAACAGATCCTTGATTCAAAAAGACAgcagggaaaatggttctaccttatcaaatggaagggatacagCCCAGAAGAtaactcctgggaaccagaagagctACTGGAAcatagccaagaagagatcaagcacttcaaccaagctagactcagaaaggcttgtgactccaccaagagcctttaa
- a CDS encoding Retrotransposable element Tf2 protein, whose product MKMEMYFKEYPGTFTDKRKIRATLTNMGEGEPVKWASPLMQKHLSDEHHEYLTSWNAFKAAFLLNFSDPSKRDRAIREINSLKQTGSAQIYAKQIIEVAIRTDDILQQAASIKDTTTPPSILKKGKTNNYRPTERFPAEIFLRRSQAGDTPLILGLSWLRKANPTICWRDFSLSYQDEEPMKGKLAEIGELPPEIEDFQDVFSEELFKQLPQHRSFDCSINFKEGSELPKPAKAYPMSPAESKAMKEYMEKELLDGKIEPSHSPIASPCFFVRKADGGLRLVVDYRKINDITITDQFPMPLQSDLLEKVKDAKIFSKLDLKSGYNDIRIKAGEEWKTAFRTKDGLFQYCVMPFGLRNAPQIFQRLMNHIFYDMIDVSVIIYLDDILIYSRNREEHTKHLREVLRRIRDNNLYLKLAKCLFYTTEVTYIGIVITPEGISMEKEKIKAVQEWKEPKTVKQLQSFIGFANFYRHFIKDFSTIVKPLTLLTRQEVKWKWGEAEQQAFDRVNEEIGKDPVLIHPDAQKPYFLETDASGVAMGAVLSQRHTDGYLHPIAFLSKSFDDAQTNYDTHDKELLAIITSLEHWRLFLEGTTEPITVYTDHKNLEYWKTAHTFNREHARWYQILSPFNFNIVYRPGKMSEKPDALSRRPDHLDIPNKEQIMIDPKHFLVMKAEVTTDIISQIREAQDEDESIQTLIATVKHKEELPPSVAKQFAKYQWKEELLWYEERIFVPDSKAIRLELLEQYHDSPIAGHQGQAHTLELLSRDYYWPGMKAQVNRYVESCENCQRSKGHKHTAPIRPLPIPSRPWEDIAYDMIVKLPLSNGYDSILVVIDRFSKQAHFIPCIEKTNAKEMAEIFIKEVWKLHGTPRTTISDRGRVFNNEFQRALYEKLGIKPLYSTAYHPETDGLAERTNQWLEGFLRSYCNYAQDDWAKWLPIAEFCHNHQVNSATGKSAFETVYGMHPRWNIAPTTSNVPHAEDMTTQMELIWDEVKASMEFHKAKEIAPRQEYKVGDKVWLMTTNIQTKRPAKKLDNKKAGPFTITEKISSHAYRLDLPNTIKIHNVKPPPIITEAGEEEYEVEKIVAWKKDKEGLRYQVRWKGYDELEDTMERAEKIAQLPEIMERFKKEFPDGPLPPEIKTPGKKKRTIKGKPAYMSVSHSNRYAPLQVP is encoded by the exons ATGAAGATGGAAATGTATTTCAAAGAGTACCCTGGTACCTTCACTGATAAAAGAAAGATCAGGGCCACCTTAACCAATATGGGAGAAGGTGAACCAGTCAAATGGGCCAGTCCCCTGATGCAGAAACATCTCAGTGATGAACATCATGAGTACCTGACTTCCTGGAATGCATTCAAAGCAGCATTCCTACTCAACTTCAGTGATCCATCCAAAAGGGATAGGGCTATTAGGGAGATCAATAGCCTAAAACAAACTGGATCAGCACAAATTTATGCCA AGCAAATCATTGAAGTAGCCATCAGGACTGATGACATTCTTCAACAGGCAGCTTCAATCAAGGACACTACTACACCACCTAGCATCCTAAAGAAAGGAAAGACCAACAACTATAGACCTACAGAGAGGTTCCCTGCAGAGATTTTTCTGAGGAGAAGCCAAGCAG GAGATACTCCACTCATCCTAGGTCTCTCCTGGCTAAGAAAAGCCAACCCTACCATCTGCTGGAGGGATTTCTCATTAAGCTACCAGGATGAGGAACCTATGAAAGGAAAACTGGCAGAGATAGGGGAACTCCCTCCTGAGATAGAAGACTTCCAAGATGTATTCTCTGAAGAGCTCTTTAAACAACTCCCTCAACACAGATCCTTTGATTGCTCCATTAACTTCAAGGAAGGGAGTGAACTTCCAAAACCTGCTAAAGCCTATCCCATGTCTCCAGCAGAGTCCAAAGCCATGAAAGAATATATGGAGAAGGAACTATTGGATGGGAAAATTGAACCAAGTCACTCTCCTATTGCTTCCCCATGCTTCTTTGTGAGGAAAGCTGATGGGGGACTGAGACTAGTAGTGGACTATAGGAAGAtcaatgacatcaccatcACAGATCAATTCCCCATGCCCTTGCAGTCTGACCTTCTAGAAAAGGTCAAGGATGCCAAGATTTTCTCCAAACTTGATCTGAAATCAGGATACAATGACATCAGGATCAAAGCAGGGGaggaatggaaaactgctttCAGGACAAAGGATGGTCTCTTTCAATATTGTgtgatgccttttggattgaGAAATGCCCCTCAAATCTTCCAGAGGTTGATGAATCATATCttctatgacatgattgatGTGTCAGTGATTATCTACTTAGATGATATACTGATCTACTCTAGGAATAGAGAAGAACACACCAAACATCTCAGGGAAGTACTTAGAAGAATCAGGGACAACAACCTGTACCTGAAACTTGCAAAGTGCCTATTCTACACCACTGAAGTAACCTATATTGGCATTGTGATCACCCCAGAAGGTATCTCCatggagaaagaaaagatcaaggcagtacaggaatggaaggaacctAAGACTGTCAAGCAACTGCAGTCTTTcataggatttgccaacttctaCAGACACTTTATCAAGGACTTCAGCACTATTGTAAAACCCCTAACTCTGCTTACCAGGCAGGAAGTaaagtggaagtggggtgAAGCTGAACAGCAAGCCTTTGATAGAGTCAATGAGGAAATTGGAAAGGACCCAGTACTTATTCACCCTGATGCCCAGAAACCTTACTTCTTGGAAACTGATGCCTCTGGAGTAGCTATGGGTGCTGTGCTTAGTCAAAGACACACTGATGGCTACCTACACCCTATTGCCTTCCTATCCAAGAGCTTTGATGATGCCCAGACTaactatgacacacatgacaaggagctactAGCCATCATTACTTCCCTGGAACATTGGAGActtttcctggaaggcacAACTGAGCCCATCACTGTCTACACTGATCAcaaaaacctggaatactggaagacAGCCCACACCTTCAACAGGGAACATGCAAGGTGGTACCAAATCCTATCACCTTTTAACTTCAACATTGTCTACAGACCTGGAAAAATGTCTGAGAAGCCTGATGCCCTATCAAGAAGACCTGATCACTTGGACATTCCCAACAAGGAACAAATAATGATTGATCCTAAACACTTCCTGGTAATGAAGGCAGAGGTAACAACAGACATTATTTCTCAGATCAGAGAGGCTCAGGATGAAGATGAGTCAATTCAAACACTGATTGCCACTGTCAAACACAAGGAAGAACTTCCTCCTAGTGTAGCAAAACAGTTTGCTAAATACCAATGgaaagaagaactcctatGGTATGAGGAAAGAATCTTTGTACCAGACAGCAAGGCCATCAGACTTGAACTCCTAGAACAGTACCATGACTCCCCCATTGCTGGCCATCAAGGGCAAGCACATACTTTGGAACTCCTGTCAAGAGACTATTactggccaggaatgaaagCCCAAGTAAACAGATATGTGGAATCATGTGAAAACTGCCAAAGGAGTAAAGGCCACAAACATACAGCCCCTATAAGACCACTACCTATTCCAAGCAGGCCCTGGGAAGATAttgcctatgacatgatagtcAAACTCCCACTATCCAATGGATATGACAGTATTCTAGTGGTAATTGACCGCTTTTCAAAGCAGGCCCACTTTATTCCTTGCATAGAAAAAACCAATGCTAAGGAAATGGCTGAAATCTTTATCAAGGAAGTATGGAAGCTGCATGGTACCCCTAGGACAACAATCTCAGATAGAGGCAGGGTATTCAACAATGAATTCCAAAGGGCCTTAtatgagaaattgggaataaagcCTCTATACTCCACTGCCTATCACCCTGAGACAGATGGCCTTGCAGAAAGGACAAATCAATGGTTAGAGGGATTCTTGCGCAGCTACTGCAACTATGCACAAGATGATTGGGCAAAATGGCTACCTATAGCTGAGTTCTGTCACAACCATCAAGTCAATTCTGCAACTGGCAAATCAGCCTTTGAGACAGTATATGGGATGCACCCAAGATGGAATATTGCACCTACCACCTCCAATGTACCACATGCAGAAGATATGACCACACAAATGGAACTAATCTGGGATGAAGTCAAGGCCTCCATGGAGTTCCACAAAGCAAAGGAAATAGCACccagacaggaatacaaagtaggaGATAAAGTGTGGCTAATGACCACCAATATCCAAACAAAGAGACCTGCAAAGAAACTGGACAACAAGAAAGCTGGACCCTTCACTATCACTGAAAAAATCTCATCCCATGCCTACAGACTAGACCTTCCTAATACCataaaaatccacaat GTGAAACCTCCCCCCATCATAACAGAGGCaggagaagaggagtatGAAGTGGAAAAGATTGTGGCATGGAAAAAGGACAAGGAGGGGCTGAGATATCAGGTcagatggaaaggatatgatgagCTAGAGGATACCATGGAGAGGGCTGAAAAGATTGCTCAACTGCCTGAGATTATGGAGAGATTCAAAAAGGAGTTCCCTGATGGGCCTCTACCTCCTGAAATCAAAACCccaggaaagaaaaagaggaCAATAAAGGGGAAACCTGCTTATATGAGTGTGTCTCACTCTAACAGATATGCACCTCTTCAAGTCCCCTAA
- a CDS encoding DDE superfamily endonuclease, which yields MSRKRGQELPVTRRAQIITLHNEGNSYPEILAKTGVPPSVACKTVKRWETYGTLASLPRSGRPRKFSPRLCRLVICTLLCHRFEPYSSIATRVGNGLTAVQVKYIAQSRRYRRYVARRKPFLDKQKVLKRLEWACVNRFRNWDEAIWTDKLQLGTGDHSVHPMVTRKPGEAYLPECLAPTFQSGHEALMVWGCISHGYKGPLIQLEMAPRLQLRNGRWRGGGFNSEGYVMQVLNGPLKDFIAQMEKVKGHRMLVVEDGAPAHKGKLAKQACEELGIKHIAHPPSSPDLNPIEPLWMELKRRVYSTPGARRSLEHLWNATEAAWKSFTADDINKYTRKMPSWVTALVKSKGLPTKF from the coding sequence ATGTCTCGCAAACGCGGTCAAGAGCTCCCTGTGACTCGTCGAGCTCAAATAATTACACTACACAATGAGGGCAATTCATATCCTGAAATACTTGCAAAAACTGGTGTTCCCCCATCTGTGGCATGCAAAACTGTTAAACGTTGGGAAACATACGGCACCCTTGCCTCCTTGCCTCGATCTGGCCGCCCACGCAAATTCTCACCTCGATTGTGCCGTCTAGTCATTTGTACCCTCCTTTGCCATCGTTTTGAGCCATATTCATCTATTGCTACTAGAGTAGGTAATGGCCTTACTGCTGTGCAAGTCAAGTACATTGCCCAGAGCCGGCGCTACCGCCGATATGTTGCACGCCGAAAGCCATTCTTAGATAAGCAAAAGGTCCTAAAGCGTCTAGAATGGGCTTGCGTGAACCGGTTTAGGAACTGGGATGAAGCCATTTGGACTGACAAGCTCCAGTTGGGGACCGGCGATCACTCAGTTCACCCAATGGTCACCCGGAAACCCGGAGAGGCATATCTCCCGGAATGCCTAGCCCCAACCTTTCAAAGTGGCCATGAAGCATTAATGGTATGGGGGTGTATCTCCCATGGGTATAAGGGGCCACTTATCCAACTGGAGATGGCTCCCCGGCTGCAATTGCGTaatgggaggtggagggggggagggttcaactcagaaggatatgttATGCAGGTCCTAAATGGTCCACTTAAGGACTTCATTGCACAGATGGAGAAAGTCAAGGGACACAGGATGCTAGTAGTTGAAGATGGGGCCCCGGCACACAAAGGAAAGCTAGCCAAACAGGCTTGTGAAGAACTTGGTATTAAACACATTGCACACCCCCCAAGTTCACCAGACCTAAACCCAATAGAACCATTATGGATGGAACTTAAGCGACGTGTGTACAGTACCCCTGGGGCCCGAAGAAGTCTTGAGCACCTTTGGAATGCCACTGAAGCTGCCTGGAAATCCTTCACAGCAGATGATATCAATAAGTACACACGGAAAATGCCATCTTGGGTAACAGCTTTAGTTAAGTCAAAGGGACTCCCAACAAAATTCTAA